The genomic region CCTGCGGGAGGCGTCGTATCCGCCCGTGCAGTACATCCCGCTCGCCGACGTCGACGCAGCGCGGCTGCGGCCCAGCGACACCCACACGTACTGCCCGTACAAGGGCGACGCCGGCTACTACCACGTCGTCACCTCGGCAGGCGCCACCGTCGAGGACGCCATCTGGACCTATGCGGAGCCGTATCCGGCCGTCGCCGACATCGCCGGTCACGTCGCCTTCTACCCGGACAAGGCGGAGATCGTCGTCGCCCGGGCATAGCCTGGGCCCGTGCCCACGGTCAGCGTCGTCTTCGACGGCCCGGTCAGCCCCGCGCTGACGCTGGTACCGCTGCGCCGTGGCCGCGCCGACCCCTGCTACCACGACGCCCCCGACGGCGCGATCTGGCGCACCAGCCTGATGCGCAGCGGACCGGTCACCGCGCGCATCACCACGTCCGGCCCCCGCACCGTCGACTGCGAGGCCTGGGGTGCGGGGGCGCGGGAGTTCGTCGAGACGCTGCCCGCGCTGCTGGGCGCCTACGACGACGCCGCCGGTTTCGCGCCCTCCGAACCGACGATCGCCGCGGCCCGGCGGCGGGTTCGCCACCTGCGGCTGGGGCGCACCGACCGGGTGCTCGAGGCGCTCATCCCCGCGGTGCTCGAACAACGCGTGCACGGCAGAAGCGCCCGCCGCGCCTGGAAGCTGCTCGTCACGAAGTACGGGGCGCACGCGCCCGGCCCGGCGCCCGCCCACATGCGCGTGCCGCCGCCTGCCGAGGTGTGGCGGCGCATCCCGTCGTGGGAGTTCCACCGCGCCAACGTCGATCCGCGCCGCGCCCGCACCATCGTCGTCTGCGCCGAACGCGCGGATGCGCTGGAACGGCTCGGCGCCCGCTCACCCGAGGCCGCCCGTGCCGCCATGACCTCGCTGCCGGGCGTTGGGGAGTGGACGGCCGCCGAGACCGCCCAGCGCGCCTTCGGTGACGCCGACGCGCTGTCGGTCGGCGACTACCACCTGTCCACCGTGGTCGGCTGGAGCCTGCTCGGTCACCCGATCGACGATGCGGAGATGGTCGAGCTGCTCGAACCGCTGCGGCCGCACCGGCACCGCGCGGTGCGGCTGCTGGAGGCCAGCGGGCTGGCCGTGCTGCCGCGCTTCGGACCGCGCACCGCGATCACCGACATCGCCGAGATCTGACCGGGCTCCGCCCCGCGACACCACACCCCGTCGGTGCCGCGCACCGTGTCGCTGATTACTACCGGGCCGCTGATTACCACCGGCCGGTAATGGGTAGATGCCGCACGAGACACCACGTGCGAAGGAGCCCACATGTCGCAATTCACCGTCCCCGGCATGACCGACAAGGACGCGGCCAAGATGGCCGAACTGCTGCAGAAGCAGTTGAGCCGGTACAACGACCTACACCTGACGCTTAAGCACATTCACTGGAATGTGGTGGGGCCCAACTTCATCGGCGTCCACGAGATGATCGACCCGCAGGTCGAGCTGGTGCGCGGCTACGCCGATGAGGTCGCCGAGCGCATCGCCACCCTGGGTTACGCACCCAAGGGCACGCCCGGCGCCATCATCGAGGACCGCTCCTGGGACGACTACTCGCTGGAGCGCGACACCGTGCAGGCCCATCTGGCCGCCCTGGACCTCGTGTACGACGGCGTCATCGAGGACACCCGCAAGAACATCGAGGAGGCCGGCGACGCCGACCCGATCACCGAGGACATGCTGATCGGGCAGGCGGCAGAGATGGAGAAGTTCCAGTGGTTCGTCCGCGCCCATCTCGAGAACGCCGGCGGCCAGCTGGCCAACCAGGGAGCGTCCACCGAGAAGGGCGCGGCGAACCGGGCCAAGAAGAAGTCCGGCTAGCGGCGAGCCTCGAGGGCGTCGTCGCGCACCGGCCGTTCGGCCAGTTCCTCTTTACGGCCGAACAGGTACGGGTAGGCGACGCCCGCGATGGCGGCCCCGACCAGCGGCGCCAACCAGAACGCCCACAGCTGGGCCGGGGCGCCGTCACCGTTGAAGAACGCGACACCGGTCGAGCGCGCCGGGTTGACCGAGGTGTTCGAGATCGGGATCGAGATCAGGTGGATCAGCGTCAGCGTGAGGCCGATCGACAGGCCCGCGAAACCCTTCGGGGCACGGTCATCCGTCGAGCCAAGGATGACCAGCAGGAAGATGCCGGTCAGCACGACCTCGGCGATGAGTACCGCCGCCAGTGAGTACCCGCCGGGGGAGTGCGCGCCGTAGCCGTTAGCCGCCATGTTGCCGGTGGCGCTCCAGCCGTCCTGGCCCTTGGCGACGATGTAGATGACCAGGCCGGCGACGAGGCCGCCGATCACCTGCGTGATCCAGTAGGGCACCACCGCCTTCCACTCGACGCGCTTGGCCAGCGCGGCCCCGAGCGTGACCGCCGGGTTGAAGTGGCCGCCGGAGATCGTGCCGAACGCATAGACGCCGGTGAGCACGGTCAAACCGAAAGCCAGTGAGACACCGAGGAATCCGATTCCCAACTGGGTGCCGTCGCCGGCGGCGAACTTGGCGGCGAAGACGGCGCTGCCGCAGCCGCCGAGCACCAACCAGAACGTACCTATGAACTCAGCCGCCAGTCGGTGCAGCATCGTGGGTTCGTCCACCTCACTCCTCCTTTGCAATGACTCCTTTGCGGGTGACGATGTGCTGTGAGCGTGGCAGGTGTTTGCCACGCGGACTCTGCTTTGTTCCTCAATCGTTCTCGAACAGAAATCAACGCGGGCCCAAAAGGGGCCGGGACGTTTGCCGTCCCGGCCCCCTCCTGGTGTTTCTGGGCGGCTAGTCGTCGTTGCCGTCGTTGCCGCTGCTGCCGCCGCTGCCGGAACCACCGGCGCCGCCGGAGCCGTTCGGGCTGCCGCCGTCACCGCCGTCGCCGCCCTTGCCGAGGCCGACACCGGAGACACCGTCGCCGCCGTTGCCACCGTTGCCGCCGCTGCTGAGCAGGCCGCCCGCGTCGCCGCCGTCACCGCCGTCGCCGCCGCTGGTGGAGGCGGTACCGCCGACGGCGAAGCCGCCGTCGCCGCCCTTACCGCCGCCGCCGAGCAGGCCGCCGCCCTGGCCGCCGTCGCCGCCGTCACCGGCCTCGGCATCGATGTCCGGATCGACCGTGCCGGTGCCGGTGCCCGCGGCGCCGCCGTCACCGCCGATGCCGCCGCCGCCGATCACACCGGCGTCGCCACCGTCACCGCCGTCGCCGCCGTCGGAGACGCCGATCCCGACCGCGCCCGTGCCGCCGTCGCCGCCGGTACCGCCGTTGCTGATCAGGCCGTTGCTGTCGCCGCCGTCGCCACCGTCACCGCCGGTGCCGGTGCCGACCGCCGCCGTGCCGTTGCCGCCACCGCCGCCGGTGCCGCCGTCGCCGAGGACGCCGCCGCCACCGCCGCCGGTGCCGCCGTCACCACCGGTGCCGTTGCCGATACCGGTGCCGTTGTCGATCGTGATCACCTCGCCGTCGCCGCCGTCGCCACCGGTTCCGCCGCCGCCGACCAGGCCGCCCTCACCGCCGTTGCCGCCGTCGCCGCCGGTCGCGTTGCCGAGCAGGGTCGCGGCGTCACCGCCGGCGCCACCCGCCCCGCCGGCGCCGATCAGGCCGCCGTTGCCGCCGTCACCGCCTTCACCACCGGTCGCGTTGCCGACCAGGACACCCGCGCCGCCACCGGCGCCACCCGCGCCGCCGTCGCCGAGCAGGATGCCGCCGTGGCCGCCGTCGCCACCCGCCGTCCCGGCCACGTCGCCGGCCCCGGCGATCGGCGGGGTGTACCCGTCACCGCCGGCGCCACCGGTACCGATCAGGCCCGCGCTGCCGCCGTTGCCGCCGGTCTGCGAGCTGTTCTCCGCCGCCCCGCCGGCGCCGCCGTTACCCAGCAGCAGACCGCCGTTACCGCCGCTCTCGCCCGGGGCACCCGCCGCGCCGCTGCCGATCAGCAGGCCGCCGTTCTCGCCGGGTTCGTCACCGTTGCTGATCAGCGCGTGGACCAGGCCGCCGAGCAGGTTGCTCACCGGGTCGGCCGGTGGCGGCGGCGTGTTGGGCGCGAGGATCTGGAACAACAGCCCGAACAGCGTCAGCTGCACGTCGTGCTCCTGAACGCTGGGCTGGTCCTGATGGACGATCAGCGGGTTCGGCTTGGCGACCGGCTCCGCTGGGGCGTCGACGAGATAGCCGGTGGCCGCCGCCGCGGCCAGAGCTCCCATGGCGAGTGTTGCCGTTGCAACAGACTTCTGCTTGGCAATCTTCATTGCCGGATCCTTTCCTGGCGGTGGCCCCTGTGAAAACCTTCGCTAGCCGCAGCATTTAACGAAGCAATAGCAACATTGTTAGCACAGTTGTCGAATGTCAGATAGCTAATCCACATAACTGGCTTATTAACCTAAGCGAAAGTAAAAAGCAGAGGTAAAAAGGCATTTCAGTTGGCAACGGAATGCGAGACGGGAGGCGATTGCAAATCGAATAGTTCACACATGGCAACGATTTTGCGAATAATGCAAGAGGGTTGATGAATTGACTGAGAAGTCGATTAACCGAAAGTGCAGTACCGCTGGTAGCAAATAAGTGAGAGCTATGGGGTCGAGAGCTACGGGGTGGAGTGCTCGCGGTCCAGTCGCTGCGCGGAGTAGATCGACACGTCGGTGCGCGAGATGACCATGTAGGCGATGCCGACGGCGACCATCGCGCAGGGGACGACCGCGAAGGATCCCGTCATCTCCGCGACCATGATCACCACCGCCAGCGGAGCGTGCGCGACGCTGCCGAAACAGGCCATCATCCCGACGACGACGAACACCGCCGGGGTCTCCGGAATGCCGGGCAGCCCGGCCAGATCGCCGAGCCGCCAGACCGCGGCGCCGACGAACGCGCCGATCACCACACCGGGTCCGAAGATGCCGCCCGATCCGCCGGTCCCGATCGACAGCGACGTCGCGACGATCTTGGCCAGCGGCAGCACCAGCACGATCCACAACGGGATGGTCAGCAGCGACTCCAGTGTGGTCGTCTTCTGGGCCCAGCCGTAGCCGCTGGCCAGCACCTGGGGAATCAGCAGGGCCAGCAGACCCACCGCCAGGCCGCCGAGGGCGGGCTTGAGCACCGGGCCGCCCGGCAACCGCTTCGATATCGCGACCGTGGCGTAGAAGATCCGCGCGTACAGGTAGCCCACCCCCGCCGCGATCAGTCCCAGCACCGCGAACCACCCGAGCTCGCCGGGGTGGCTGAACCGGTAGTCGGCGACGACGTAGCCGAACAGCGGGTCGAAGCCGAGGATCGAACCCAGCACCGCATACGCCGTGGCCGAGGTGATGAAGCCGGGAATCAGCGCCCTGTAGTCGAAGTCGCGCCGGTAGACGATCGAGGCCGCCAGCACGGCGCCGCCCAGCGGAGCGCCGAAGATCGCGCCGATACCCGAGCCGATGCCCAGCGACACCGCGATCCGGCCGTCCTCGTCGGACAGGTCCAGCCGGCGGGTGAGCAGCGACCCGAAGCCCGCGGAGATCTGCGCCGCCGGGCCCTCCCGGCCGCCGGACCCGCCGGAACCGATGGTCAGGGCGCTGGCGATGGTCTTGACGACGATCGCCCGGACGCGGATGGCGCGCGGATCGGTGTGCACCGCCTCGATCGCGCTGTCGGTGCCGTGCCCTTCGGCCTCCGGGGCGAACCGGGCCACCAGGAACGCCGACACCAGCGCGCCGCCGAACGTCACCAGGGGGATGGCCCAGGGCCGGTCGAAGCCCGGCGAGCCGGGATCACCGCCGTCGCCGATCGGCTTGGGGATGTCGTAACCGGCGAGGTAGCCGAGCAGAAACCGGCCTGCGTAGTCCAGGGCGAGGTAGAACACCACCGCGCCCAGGCCGGCGATCACACCGATCGCGATCCCGAGGATCAGCCATTTGCGGATGTACCCGGATCGCCGTATGAAGTCACCGACTCCGCGGGTGTCCGGCATGGATGCCGATGCTAGACGGGAATTCAGCGGTACGCAGTCAGACGAGCGCTGATCGCCACGGTGCCGTCCGGTCCGACGGCCTGCGCCTCGGCGACACCGGTGCTGCGACCCACGCGCAAAGCCGTTCCGACATAACGGGATTCGGCGCCACAGTGGAACGGGCGCAGGAAGTTGACCCGCAGTGAACCGGTCCGCAGCGGGGCGCCGTCGGCCCGCTGGGTCACCGCGTGATTCACGGCGGCCGAGCCCACCAGCTCCAGAGCCATCGCCGACACCCCGCCGTGCACGATGCCGA from Mycolicibacterium phlei harbors:
- a CDS encoding DUF427 domain-containing protein, encoding MSDRPVWQPSDEHPITVAPTGAHVTVRVGGDVVAETDRALTLREASYPPVQYIPLADVDAARLRPSDTHTYCPYKGDAGYYHVVTSAGATVEDAIWTYAEPYPAVADIAGHVAFYPDKAEIVVARA
- a CDS encoding DNA-3-methyladenine glycosylase family protein, which codes for MPTVSVVFDGPVSPALTLVPLRRGRADPCYHDAPDGAIWRTSLMRSGPVTARITTSGPRTVDCEAWGAGAREFVETLPALLGAYDDAAGFAPSEPTIAAARRRVRHLRLGRTDRVLEALIPAVLEQRVHGRSARRAWKLLVTKYGAHAPGPAPAHMRVPPPAEVWRRIPSWEFHRANVDPRRARTIVVCAERADALERLGARSPEAARAAMTSLPGVGEWTAAETAQRAFGDADALSVGDYHLSTVVGWSLLGHPIDDAEMVELLEPLRPHRHRAVRLLEASGLAVLPRFGPRTAITDIAEI
- a CDS encoding Dps family protein, with protein sequence MSQFTVPGMTDKDAAKMAELLQKQLSRYNDLHLTLKHIHWNVVGPNFIGVHEMIDPQVELVRGYADEVAERIATLGYAPKGTPGAIIEDRSWDDYSLERDTVQAHLAALDLVYDGVIEDTRKNIEEAGDADPITEDMLIGQAAEMEKFQWFVRAHLENAGGQLANQGASTEKGAANRAKKKSG
- the aqpZ gene encoding aquaporin Z, which codes for MDEPTMLHRLAAEFIGTFWLVLGGCGSAVFAAKFAAGDGTQLGIGFLGVSLAFGLTVLTGVYAFGTISGGHFNPAVTLGAALAKRVEWKAVVPYWITQVIGGLVAGLVIYIVAKGQDGWSATGNMAANGYGAHSPGGYSLAAVLIAEVVLTGIFLLVILGSTDDRAPKGFAGLSIGLTLTLIHLISIPISNTSVNPARSTGVAFFNGDGAPAQLWAFWLAPLVGAAIAGVAYPYLFGRKEELAERPVRDDALEARR
- a CDS encoding PGRS repeat-containing protein; its protein translation is MKIAKQKSVATATLAMGALAAAAATGYLVDAPAEPVAKPNPLIVHQDQPSVQEHDVQLTLFGLLFQILAPNTPPPPADPVSNLLGGLVHALISNGDEPGENGGLLIGSGAAGAPGESGGNGGLLLGNGGAGGAAENSSQTGGNGGSAGLIGTGGAGGDGYTPPIAGAGDVAGTAGGDGGHGGILLGDGGAGGAGGGAGVLVGNATGGEGGDGGNGGLIGAGGAGGAGGDAATLLGNATGGDGGNGGEGGLVGGGGTGGDGGDGEVITIDNGTGIGNGTGGDGGTGGGGGGVLGDGGTGGGGGNGTAAVGTGTGGDGGDGGDSNGLISNGGTGGDGGTGAVGIGVSDGGDGGDGGDAGVIGGGGIGGDGGAAGTGTGTVDPDIDAEAGDGGDGGQGGGLLGGGGKGGDGGFAVGGTASTSGGDGGDGGDAGGLLSSGGNGGNGGDGVSGVGLGKGGDGGDGGSPNGSGGAGGSGSGGSSGNDGNDD
- a CDS encoding chloride channel protein; translated protein: MPDTRGVGDFIRRSGYIRKWLILGIAIGVIAGLGAVVFYLALDYAGRFLLGYLAGYDIPKPIGDGGDPGSPGFDRPWAIPLVTFGGALVSAFLVARFAPEAEGHGTDSAIEAVHTDPRAIRVRAIVVKTIASALTIGSGGSGGREGPAAQISAGFGSLLTRRLDLSDEDGRIAVSLGIGSGIGAIFGAPLGGAVLAASIVYRRDFDYRALIPGFITSATAYAVLGSILGFDPLFGYVVADYRFSHPGELGWFAVLGLIAAGVGYLYARIFYATVAISKRLPGGPVLKPALGGLAVGLLALLIPQVLASGYGWAQKTTTLESLLTIPLWIVLVLPLAKIVATSLSIGTGGSGGIFGPGVVIGAFVGAAVWRLGDLAGLPGIPETPAVFVVVGMMACFGSVAHAPLAVVIMVAEMTGSFAVVPCAMVAVGIAYMVISRTDVSIYSAQRLDREHSTP